In the genome of Streptomyces pactum, one region contains:
- a CDS encoding RNA polymerase sigma factor SigF translates to MSPQLDESRSYTLEDFASSIPSHEEPTLPGQAGPLDDLPEIPPYDEVGAVDARALSKTLFERLEALEEGTHEYAYVRNTLVELNLALVKFAASRFRSRSEPMEDIIQVGTIGLIKAIDRFELSRGVEFPTFAMPTIIGEIKRFFRDTSWSVRVPRRLQELRLDLAKAGDELAQQLDRAPTVGELAERLGLSHEEVVEGMAASNAYTASSLDAQPEEDDGEGALAHRIGYEDHSLEGIEYVESLKPLIAKLSSRDRKILSLRFVANMTQSEIGEELGISQMHVSRLLSRTLVRLRKGLLVEE, encoded by the coding sequence ATGTCACCCCAGCTCGACGAATCGCGCTCCTACACCCTGGAGGACTTCGCCTCGTCGATCCCCTCGCACGAGGAACCCACCCTGCCCGGACAGGCCGGACCGCTGGACGACCTGCCCGAGATCCCGCCGTACGACGAGGTGGGCGCGGTGGATGCGAGGGCACTGTCGAAAACGCTCTTCGAGCGCCTGGAGGCGCTGGAGGAGGGGACGCACGAGTACGCGTACGTCCGTAACACCCTGGTCGAACTGAATCTCGCACTGGTGAAATTCGCCGCCTCCCGGTTCCGCTCCCGCAGCGAACCGATGGAGGACATCATTCAGGTGGGCACCATCGGTCTGATCAAGGCCATCGACCGCTTCGAGCTCAGCCGTGGCGTGGAATTCCCCACCTTCGCGATGCCGACCATCATCGGCGAGATCAAGCGGTTCTTCCGGGACACCAGTTGGTCGGTGCGGGTACCGCGCCGACTGCAGGAGCTGCGACTCGACCTGGCCAAGGCCGGGGACGAGCTGGCCCAGCAGCTGGACCGCGCGCCGACCGTCGGCGAACTGGCCGAGCGGCTCGGACTGTCGCACGAAGAGGTCGTCGAGGGCATGGCCGCGAGCAACGCGTACACCGCGAGCTCGCTGGACGCCCAGCCGGAGGAGGACGACGGCGAGGGGGCCCTGGCGCACCGCATCGGCTACGAGGACCACAGCCTCGAAGGCATCGAGTACGTCGAGTCGCTCAAGCCGCTGATCGCCAAGCTCTCGTCCCGTGACCGCAAGATCCTGTCCCTGCGGTTCGTGGCGAACATGACGCAGTCCGAGATCGGTGAGGAGCTGGGCATCTCCCAGATGCACGTCTCCCGGCTGCTCTCCCGGACGCTGGTACGGCTCCGCAAGGGGCTGCTGGTCGAGGAGTGA
- a CDS encoding STAS domain-containing protein produces MDRGMVGSTSRGRLQVDVRHHGASAVVTPVGELDHHTAEVLREPLEKSVEEGRVRLVVDCSKLDFCDSTGLNVLLGARLKAEAEGGGVHLAGMRPVVARVFEITGAEAVFTVHDSLDAALDEGP; encoded by the coding sequence ATGGACCGTGGGATGGTCGGCAGCACGAGCAGAGGCCGACTCCAGGTCGACGTTCGGCACCATGGGGCGAGCGCGGTCGTGACCCCGGTGGGTGAGTTGGACCACCACACCGCGGAGGTGTTGCGGGAGCCGCTGGAGAAGAGTGTCGAGGAGGGGCGGGTCCGTCTGGTGGTGGACTGCTCCAAGCTCGACTTCTGCGACTCCACCGGACTCAACGTCCTGCTGGGCGCCCGCCTGAAGGCGGAGGCCGAGGGGGGCGGGGTCCATCTCGCCGGTATGCGTCCGGTCGTCGCCCGGGTCTTCGAGATCACCGGGGCGGAAGCGGTCTTCACCGTCCACGACTCCCTCGACGCCGCACTCGACGAAGGGCCGTGA
- a CDS encoding ATP-binding protein, with protein MSTTRPYPPGDLGPDSDGAAVGPSAPSAGQSRRLRLAGAGAVVPSARDFTREALREWGWLPAATADQRAAAEDVLLVVSELVTNACLHAGGPEELRVSYQGKVLRLEVSDLGAGTPAPRTPHRAGRPGGHGMFIVQRLCLDWGVLRSADGTGKTVWAELAAPA; from the coding sequence ATGAGCACCACGCGGCCGTACCCACCGGGCGACCTCGGCCCGGACTCGGACGGCGCCGCCGTTGGGCCGTCCGCGCCCTCGGCCGGCCAGTCCCGCCGACTCCGGCTCGCCGGGGCCGGGGCCGTGGTCCCCAGCGCCCGTGACTTCACACGGGAGGCGTTGCGCGAGTGGGGCTGGTTGCCGGCCGCCACCGCGGATCAGCGCGCCGCCGCCGAGGACGTGCTGCTCGTCGTGTCCGAACTGGTCACCAACGCCTGCCTGCACGCCGGCGGACCGGAGGAGCTGCGGGTCAGCTACCAGGGCAAGGTGCTCCGCCTGGAGGTCTCCGACCTCGGCGCGGGCACCCCGGCCCCCCGCACCCCGCACCGCGCCGGCCGCCCCGGCGGCCACGGCATGTTCATCGTGCAGCGCCTCTGTCTGGACTGGGGCGTGCTCCGCAGTGCCGACGGCACCGGCAAGACGGTCTGGGCCGAGCTGGCCGCACCCGCCTGA
- a CDS encoding oligopeptide:H+ symporter, with protein sequence MASSLTKDGAGRGNPQAATKTFFGHPRGLATLFMTEMWERFSFYGMRALLVLYLISGGPDAGENSQGGGLGMSETNAVAIYSVYLAMVYLLAMPGGWFGDRVWGPRKTVAVAAGIIMTGHLALALPGEAMFFVGLALVALGSGLLKANISTMVGHLYDGPDDPRRDGGFTVFYMGINIGAFAAPLVIGTVGEQVNWHLGFALAAAGMALGLIQFLVGTRHLSPRSSQVPTPLTVEERNSWLRKGLLWLAVAVVFYTVVGVSGHFTLNWALVPITIAGLLIPTGVLVRIKRDKDLSAAEQKRMTGYIWFFVAAAMFWMIYDQGGSTMSAFADSKTADSVFGIHFPASWFQSVNPLWVMALAPVFAWIWLALARRNREPNTTVKFAMALFLIGASFFIFVIPMGMAENGDKVSPMWLVSIYMIQTIGELCLSPVGLSVTTKMAPAKYASQMMGVWFLAVTAGDCTTGLLSIAGVDLSGQGILALEASLAVLAGFAVWMYRKKMVEILGDAH encoded by the coding sequence ATGGCGTCCAGCCTGACGAAGGACGGCGCGGGCCGGGGCAACCCCCAGGCCGCGACCAAGACCTTCTTCGGCCACCCCCGCGGACTGGCCACTCTCTTCATGACCGAGATGTGGGAGCGCTTCAGCTTCTACGGCATGAGGGCCCTGCTCGTTCTGTACCTGATCTCCGGCGGCCCCGACGCCGGCGAGAACAGCCAGGGCGGCGGCCTGGGAATGAGCGAGACCAACGCGGTCGCGATCTACTCGGTCTACCTCGCCATGGTCTACCTGCTCGCCATGCCCGGCGGCTGGTTCGGTGACCGGGTCTGGGGTCCGCGCAAGACCGTCGCCGTGGCGGCGGGCATCATCATGACCGGTCACCTGGCGCTGGCCCTGCCCGGCGAGGCGATGTTCTTCGTCGGCCTGGCGCTGGTGGCGCTCGGTTCCGGCCTGCTGAAGGCCAACATCTCCACGATGGTCGGCCACCTCTACGACGGGCCGGACGACCCGCGCCGCGACGGTGGCTTCACGGTCTTCTACATGGGCATCAACATCGGTGCCTTCGCCGCCCCGCTGGTCATCGGCACCGTCGGTGAGCAGGTCAACTGGCACCTGGGCTTCGCCCTGGCCGCCGCGGGCATGGCGCTGGGCCTGATCCAGTTCCTGGTCGGCACCCGCCACCTGTCCCCGCGCTCCAGCCAGGTCCCCACGCCGCTGACCGTCGAGGAGCGCAACTCCTGGCTGCGCAAGGGCCTGCTCTGGCTGGCCGTCGCCGTCGTCTTCTACACCGTGGTGGGCGTCTCCGGGCACTTCACCCTCAACTGGGCGCTGGTCCCGATCACCATCGCGGGTCTGCTGATCCCGACCGGTGTGCTGGTCCGCATCAAGCGGGACAAGGACCTGTCGGCCGCCGAGCAGAAGCGGATGACCGGGTACATCTGGTTCTTCGTGGCCGCCGCCATGTTCTGGATGATCTACGACCAGGGCGGCTCGACGATGTCGGCGTTCGCCGACTCCAAGACCGCGGACAGCGTCTTCGGCATCCACTTCCCGGCGTCCTGGTTCCAGTCGGTCAACCCGCTGTGGGTGATGGCCCTGGCCCCGGTCTTCGCCTGGATCTGGCTGGCGCTGGCGCGGCGCAACCGTGAGCCCAACACCACGGTGAAGTTCGCCATGGCCCTGTTCCTCATCGGCGCCTCGTTCTTCATCTTCGTGATCCCGATGGGCATGGCCGAGAACGGCGACAAGGTCAGCCCGATGTGGCTGGTCTCCATCTACATGATCCAGACCATCGGTGAGCTGTGCCTCTCCCCGGTCGGCCTGTCGGTGACCACCAAGATGGCGCCGGCGAAGTACGCCAGCCAGATGATGGGCGTGTGGTTCCTCGCCGTCACCGCGGGTGACTGCACCACCGGTCTGCTCTCCATCGCGGGCGTGGACCTCAGCGGGCAGGGCATCCTCGCCCTGGAGGCCTCGCTGGCGGTGCTGGCCGGCTTCGCGGTGTGGATGTACCGCAAGAAGATGGTGGAGATCCTGGGCGACGCCCACTGA
- a CDS encoding response regulator transcription factor, with product MTRVLLAEDDASISEPLARALRREGYEVEVREDGPGALDTGLQGGVDLLVLDLGLPGMDGLEVCRRLRNEGHGFPVLVLTARADEVDTVVGLDAGADDYVTKPFRLAELLARVRALLRRGAVDPQQQPTTHGVRIDVESHRAWMGDEELQLTAKEFDLLRVLVRDAGRVVTRDQLMREVWDTTWWSSTKTLDMHISWLRKKLGDDAANPRYIATVRGVGFRFEKN from the coding sequence ATGACCCGAGTACTGCTCGCCGAGGATGACGCGTCCATTTCGGAGCCGCTCGCCCGCGCCCTGCGCCGCGAGGGGTACGAGGTCGAGGTGCGGGAGGACGGGCCCGGTGCGCTCGACACCGGCCTGCAGGGCGGTGTGGACCTGCTCGTGCTCGATCTGGGGCTGCCCGGCATGGACGGGCTGGAGGTCTGCCGCCGGCTCCGCAACGAGGGCCACGGCTTCCCCGTCCTGGTGCTCACCGCCCGCGCCGACGAGGTGGACACCGTGGTCGGGCTCGACGCCGGGGCCGACGACTACGTCACCAAGCCGTTCCGGCTCGCCGAGCTGCTCGCCCGGGTACGGGCCCTGCTGCGGCGCGGCGCGGTCGACCCCCAGCAGCAGCCGACCACCCACGGGGTGCGGATCGACGTGGAGTCGCACCGCGCCTGGATGGGCGACGAGGAGCTGCAGCTCACCGCGAAGGAGTTCGACCTGCTGCGGGTGCTGGTGCGGGACGCCGGGCGGGTGGTCACCCGCGACCAGCTGATGCGCGAGGTGTGGGACACCACCTGGTGGTCCTCCACCAAGACGCTCGACATGCACATCTCCTGGCTGCGCAAGAAGCTCGGCGACGACGCGGCCAACCCCCGCTACATCGCCACCGTCCGCGGCGTCGGCTTCCGGTTCGAGAAAAACTGA
- a CDS encoding ATP-binding protein, translating into MRRRLINSTLAVVLVVIAVFGVSLVIVETRTIENSAQESVESDAVRLVSIVDGRLIGGEGITSGVLRDQVEEGRYARIDMPGDKRVEIGERPSGSVISATRAGEQGETVTVQASRSTVTREVGRTLLIILAVALLAVLAAVLLAVRQARRLSAPLTDLAETAERLGSGDPRPRHRRYGVPELDRVADVLDASAERIARMLTAERRLAADASHQLRTPLTALSMRLEEITLTDDLDTVKEEATVALTQVERLTDVVQRLLTNSRDPRTGSAVSFDLDEVVKQQIEEWRPASRSEGRAIVRSGAPGLRAVGTPGAVAQVLATLIENSLMHGDGTVAIRTRVTGNQAVVEVTDEGPGVPADLGSRVFERTVSGRNSTGLGLAVARDLAEADGGRLELLQPHPPVFALFLSRAGDPPPADAG; encoded by the coding sequence ATGCGCCGTCGTCTGATCAATTCCACGCTCGCCGTGGTGCTCGTCGTCATCGCCGTCTTCGGGGTCTCCCTGGTGATCGTCGAGACCCGCACCATCGAGAACAGCGCCCAGGAGAGCGTGGAGTCCGACGCCGTCCGGCTGGTCAGCATCGTGGACGGCCGGCTGATCGGCGGCGAGGGCATCACCTCCGGCGTGCTCCGCGACCAGGTGGAGGAGGGCCGCTACGCGCGGATCGACATGCCCGGCGACAAACGGGTGGAGATCGGCGAGCGGCCCTCGGGCAGCGTGATCTCCGCCACCCGGGCCGGTGAACAGGGGGAGACGGTCACCGTCCAGGCGTCCCGCTCCACGGTGACCCGGGAGGTCGGCCGCACCCTGCTGATCATCCTCGCGGTCGCCCTGCTCGCGGTGCTGGCCGCGGTGCTCCTCGCGGTGCGCCAGGCCCGCCGGCTCTCCGCGCCGCTCACCGACCTCGCCGAGACCGCCGAGCGGCTGGGATCGGGGGACCCGCGGCCGCGCCACCGCCGCTACGGGGTGCCCGAGCTGGACCGGGTCGCCGATGTGCTGGACGCCAGCGCGGAGCGGATCGCCCGGATGCTCACCGCCGAGCGGCGGCTGGCCGCGGACGCCTCCCACCAGCTGCGCACCCCGCTGACCGCGCTCTCCATGCGGCTGGAGGAGATCACCCTCACCGACGACCTGGACACCGTGAAGGAGGAGGCCACGGTCGCGCTCACGCAGGTCGAGCGGCTCACCGACGTGGTGCAGCGGCTGCTGACCAACTCCCGCGACCCCCGGACCGGCTCCGCCGTCAGCTTCGACCTCGACGAGGTGGTCAAGCAGCAGATCGAGGAGTGGCGGCCGGCCTCCCGCAGCGAGGGCCGGGCCATCGTCCGCTCCGGCGCACCGGGGCTGCGGGCCGTCGGCACCCCGGGCGCGGTCGCCCAGGTGCTGGCCACCCTCATCGAGAACTCGCTGATGCACGGCGACGGCACGGTCGCCATCCGCACCCGGGTCACCGGCAACCAGGCGGTGGTGGAGGTCACCGACGAGGGGCCGGGGGTCCCGGCCGACCTGGGTTCCCGGGTCTTCGAGCGCACCGTCAGCGGCCGCAACTCCACCGGCCTGGGCCTGGCCGTCGCCCGGGACCTGGCGGAGGCCGACGGCGGACGCCTGGAGCTGCTCCAGCCGCACCCGCCGGTCTTCGCGCTGTTCCTCAGCCGGGCCGGGGACCCGCCGCCCGCCGACGCGGGGTGA
- a CDS encoding GtrA family protein, giving the protein MSERRTLRAQVEQLVREVAKFGAVGGMGVLVNLGVFNLLRHTTELPMVRAGIVATAVAIVFNYLGFRYFTYRDRAKSGRTREMSLFLLFSGVGLVIENGLLFTTTYGFGWDSQLQSNVFKFVGIGIATLFRFWSYRSWVFRALPVPEEGPAGGGTAGREPAAPLLATGPRPAHRPAAAGAADEQ; this is encoded by the coding sequence ATGAGTGAACGGCGCACACTGCGCGCACAGGTGGAGCAGCTCGTCCGCGAGGTGGCCAAGTTCGGCGCGGTCGGCGGCATGGGCGTCCTGGTCAACCTGGGCGTGTTCAACCTGCTGCGGCACACCACCGAGCTGCCGATGGTGCGGGCCGGCATCGTGGCCACGGCCGTCGCCATCGTCTTCAACTACCTGGGGTTCCGCTACTTCACCTACCGCGACCGGGCCAAGAGCGGCCGGACCCGGGAGATGTCGCTGTTCCTGCTGTTCAGCGGCGTGGGCCTGGTGATCGAGAACGGGCTGCTGTTCACCACGACGTACGGGTTCGGGTGGGACAGCCAGCTCCAGAGCAACGTGTTCAAGTTCGTCGGCATCGGCATCGCCACCCTGTTCCGCTTCTGGTCCTACCGGTCCTGGGTGTTCCGGGCGCTGCCGGTCCCGGAGGAGGGCCCCGCCGGGGGCGGCACCGCCGGGCGCGAGCCCGCCGCCCCGCTGCTGGCCACCGGGCCGCGGCCGGCCCACCGCCCGGCCGCGGCCGGGGCGGCCGACGAGCAGTAG
- a CDS encoding 5-(carboxyamino)imidazole ribonucleotide synthase — protein MTFPVVGMVGGGQLARMTHEAGIPLGIRFKLLSDTPQDSAAQVVNDVVIGDYRDLDTLRAFAQGCDVITFDHEHVPTEHLRALEADGIAVRPGPDALVHAQDKGVMRAKLSEIGVPCPRHRIVRDPADVAAFAAEGVPGGAAEPGDGFPVVLKTVRGGYDGKGVWVVHSVEEAAAPFRAGVPVLAEEKVDFARELAANVVRSPHGQAVAYPVVESIQTGGVCDTVIAPAPDLPEELSARAQQMALRIAQELGVIGHLAVELFETRDGRVLVNELAMRPHNSGHWTQDGAVTSQFANHVRAVLDLPLGDPRPRARWTVMCNVLGGDYPDMYQAYLHCMARDPQLKIHMYGKDVKPGRKVGHVNTYGDDLADVRERARHAADYLRGTITE, from the coding sequence GTGACTTTCCCGGTAGTCGGCATGGTCGGCGGTGGCCAGCTCGCCCGTATGACCCACGAGGCAGGCATCCCGCTCGGCATCAGGTTCAAGCTGCTCAGCGACACCCCGCAGGATTCCGCGGCCCAGGTGGTGAACGACGTCGTCATCGGCGATTACCGCGACCTGGACACCCTTCGTGCGTTCGCACAAGGCTGTGACGTGATCACCTTCGATCACGAGCACGTGCCCACCGAGCACCTGCGTGCCCTGGAGGCCGACGGCATCGCGGTGCGTCCCGGCCCCGACGCGCTGGTGCACGCCCAGGACAAGGGCGTGATGCGGGCGAAGCTCTCCGAGATCGGGGTGCCCTGCCCGCGCCACCGCATCGTGCGCGACCCGGCGGACGTGGCCGCCTTCGCGGCCGAGGGCGTCCCGGGCGGCGCGGCGGAGCCCGGCGACGGCTTCCCGGTGGTACTCAAGACCGTCCGCGGCGGCTACGACGGCAAGGGCGTGTGGGTGGTGCACTCGGTCGAGGAGGCCGCCGCGCCGTTCCGCGCCGGGGTGCCGGTGCTCGCCGAGGAGAAGGTGGACTTCGCCCGCGAGCTCGCCGCCAACGTGGTCCGCTCCCCGCACGGCCAGGCGGTCGCCTACCCGGTGGTGGAGTCCATCCAGACCGGCGGGGTGTGCGACACCGTCATCGCCCCGGCGCCGGACCTCCCCGAGGAGCTGTCCGCCCGGGCGCAGCAGATGGCGCTGCGGATCGCCCAGGAGCTGGGGGTGATCGGCCACCTGGCGGTGGAGCTGTTCGAGACCCGCGACGGCCGCGTCCTCGTCAACGAGCTGGCGATGCGCCCGCACAACTCCGGCCACTGGACCCAGGACGGGGCCGTGACCTCCCAGTTCGCCAACCACGTCCGGGCGGTGCTGGACCTGCCGCTGGGCGACCCGCGGCCGCGGGCGAGGTGGACGGTGATGTGCAACGTGCTCGGCGGCGACTACCCGGACATGTACCAGGCGTACCTGCACTGCATGGCCCGCGATCCGCAATTGAAGATCCACATGTATGGCAAGGACGTGAAGCCGGGCCGTAAGGTCGGCCATGTCAACACCTACGGCGACGACCTGGCCGACGTCCGCGAACGCGCCCGGCACGCCGCCGACTACCTCAGAGGGACCATCACCGAATGA
- the purE gene encoding 5-(carboxyamino)imidazole ribonucleotide mutase, protein MSADARSPHPSPRPQPVVGIVMGSDSDWPVMEAAAKALDEFEIAYEVDVVSAHRMPREMVAYGEGAAGRGLKVIIAGAGGAAHLPGMLASVTPLPVIGVPVPLKYLDGMDSLLSIVQMPAGVPVATVSVGGARNAGLLAARILATHDADLLERMRHFQDELNEQATEKGKRLRSKVEGAGRFGFSG, encoded by the coding sequence ATGAGTGCCGACGCGCGCAGCCCCCACCCGTCGCCCCGCCCGCAGCCCGTCGTCGGCATCGTCATGGGCTCCGACTCCGACTGGCCGGTCATGGAGGCCGCGGCCAAGGCGCTGGACGAGTTCGAGATCGCCTACGAGGTGGACGTGGTCTCGGCGCACCGGATGCCGCGCGAGATGGTCGCCTACGGCGAGGGCGCGGCCGGCCGCGGGCTGAAGGTGATCATCGCGGGCGCGGGCGGCGCCGCCCACCTGCCCGGCATGCTCGCCTCGGTCACCCCGCTGCCGGTGATCGGCGTCCCGGTCCCGCTGAAGTACCTCGACGGCATGGACTCGCTGCTGTCGATCGTGCAGATGCCCGCCGGGGTGCCGGTGGCCACCGTCTCGGTGGGCGGTGCCCGCAACGCCGGCCTGCTGGCCGCCCGCATCCTCGCCACGCACGACGCCGACCTGCTGGAGCGGATGCGGCACTTCCAGGACGAGCTGAACGAGCAGGCCACCGAGAAGGGCAAGCGGCTGCGCTCCAAGGTGGAGGGCGCCGGCCGGTTCGGCTTCTCCGGCTGA
- a CDS encoding dipeptidase, giving the protein MTDLLAQAHALLSAHPVVDGHNDLPWALREHVRYDLDRLDVGADQSGRLHTDLPRLRAGGVGAQFWSVYVRADMGGDDAVSATLEQIDVVRRLTERHPEQLRPAFTADDMEAARAEGRIASLMGAEGGHSINCSLATLRALYELGVRYMTLTHNDNVPWADSATDEPRAGGLTRFGEEVVREMNRLGMLVDLSHVADGTMRDALRVSAAPVIFSHSSARAVCDHPRNIPDDVLAQLPANGGVAMATFVPKFVLPEAVAWTRAADENMQAHGLHPLDTTAEAMAVHRAFEEANPRPLATAATVADHLDHMREVAGIDHVGVGGDYDGTAFTPADLPDVAGYPRLVAELLDRKWSPADLAKLTWKNAVRVLRDAEAVARDLRATTAPSIATIDQLDG; this is encoded by the coding sequence ATGACCGATCTTCTCGCACAGGCGCACGCACTCCTCTCGGCCCACCCGGTGGTCGACGGCCACAACGACCTCCCGTGGGCCCTCAGGGAGCACGTCCGCTACGACCTCGACCGGCTCGACGTGGGCGCCGACCAGAGCGGGCGGCTCCACACCGACCTGCCCCGGCTGCGGGCCGGAGGGGTGGGCGCCCAGTTCTGGTCGGTCTACGTCCGCGCCGACATGGGCGGCGACGACGCGGTGAGCGCCACCCTGGAGCAGATCGACGTGGTCCGGCGGCTCACCGAGCGCCACCCGGAGCAGCTCCGGCCGGCCTTCACCGCCGACGACATGGAGGCCGCCCGCGCCGAGGGCCGGATCGCCTCGCTGATGGGCGCCGAGGGCGGGCACAGCATCAACTGCTCACTGGCGACCCTGCGCGCCCTGTACGAGCTGGGCGTGCGGTACATGACCCTGACCCACAACGACAACGTGCCCTGGGCCGACTCGGCCACCGACGAGCCCCGGGCCGGCGGGCTGACCCGCTTCGGCGAGGAGGTCGTCCGGGAGATGAACCGGCTGGGCATGCTGGTGGACCTGTCGCACGTCGCGGACGGCACCATGCGGGACGCGCTGCGGGTCTCCGCGGCGCCGGTGATCTTCTCGCACTCCTCGGCGCGCGCCGTCTGTGACCACCCGCGGAACATCCCGGACGACGTGCTGGCCCAGCTGCCCGCCAACGGCGGGGTGGCGATGGCCACCTTCGTGCCGAAGTTCGTCCTCCCCGAGGCGGTGGCCTGGACGCGGGCGGCGGACGAGAACATGCAGGCGCACGGGCTCCACCCGCTGGACACCACGGCGGAGGCGATGGCCGTCCACCGGGCGTTCGAGGAGGCCAACCCGCGCCCGCTCGCCACCGCCGCGACCGTCGCCGACCACCTCGACCACATGCGCGAGGTCGCCGGCATCGACCACGTCGGCGTCGGCGGCGACTACGACGGGACCGCCTTCACCCCGGCCGACCTCCCGGACGTCGCCGGCTACCCCCGGCTCGTCGCCGAGCTGCTGGACCGCAAGTGGTCCCCGGCCGACCTGGCCAAGCTCACCTGGAAGAACGCGGTGCGGGTGCTGCGCGACGCGGAGGCCGTGGCGCGCGACCTGCGGGCCACCACCGCGCCGTCCATCGCCACCATCGACCAGCTCGACGGCTGA
- a CDS encoding VOC family protein — protein sequence MAIATLGVTVLDCPEPRKLAGFYAAVLGGTVEGEREDWVEVHGPGGRGRVLAFQRAEGYVPPQWPSEEHSQQLHLDFDVEQERLEEAEREVLALGAKLVQGDEGKRDFRVYLDPAGHPFCLCF from the coding sequence ATGGCCATCGCCACCCTGGGCGTGACGGTTCTGGACTGCCCGGAGCCCCGGAAGCTCGCCGGGTTCTACGCCGCGGTGCTCGGCGGCACCGTGGAGGGCGAGCGGGAGGACTGGGTCGAGGTGCACGGGCCCGGTGGCCGCGGGCGGGTGCTCGCGTTCCAGCGGGCGGAGGGGTACGTACCGCCCCAGTGGCCGAGCGAGGAGCACTCCCAGCAGCTCCACCTCGACTTCGACGTGGAGCAGGAGCGGCTGGAGGAGGCCGAGCGCGAGGTGCTGGCGCTCGGGGCGAAGCTGGTGCAGGGCGACGAGGGGAAGCGGGACTTCCGGGTCTACCTCGATCCGGCGGGCCACCCGTTCTGTCTCTGCTTCTGA
- a CDS encoding CGNR zinc finger domain-containing protein: MQQPGHRSPAPAPLTLVQDLVNTLDVESGQDALATADGLEGFLAAQGLARLRPGPSDLPAVRELREALRAVCLAHTGTDVPPETTAVLDRLLAGAPLVLAIDAAGNASPRPAAGLTGAAALTAEIAAGIATAVADGTWPRLKACLADNCRWVYYDRSPAGRSRWCTMAVCGSRAKMRAYRANRARRGA; this comes from the coding sequence GTGCAGCAACCCGGCCACCGGAGCCCCGCCCCCGCCCCCCTCACCCTGGTCCAGGACCTGGTGAACACCCTGGACGTGGAGTCCGGGCAGGACGCGCTGGCCACCGCGGACGGGCTCGAAGGGTTCCTCGCCGCGCAGGGGCTGGCCCGGCTCCGCCCGGGGCCGTCGGACCTCCCCGCCGTCCGGGAGCTGCGGGAGGCGCTGCGCGCGGTCTGCCTGGCGCACACCGGGACGGACGTGCCGCCGGAAACCACCGCCGTGCTGGACCGCCTGCTCGCCGGCGCCCCGCTGGTCCTGGCGATCGACGCCGCCGGGAACGCGTCACCGCGCCCGGCCGCCGGGCTGACCGGGGCCGCGGCCCTCACCGCCGAGATCGCCGCCGGGATCGCCACCGCCGTCGCCGACGGCACCTGGCCGAGGCTGAAGGCGTGCCTGGCCGACAACTGCCGCTGGGTCTACTACGACCGCAGCCCGGCCGGGCGCAGCCGCTGGTGCACCATGGCGGTCTGCGGCAGCCGCGCCAAGATGCGGGCCTACCGCGCCAACCGTGCCCGCCGGGGCGCCTGA
- a CDS encoding alpha/beta fold hydrolase, protein MDVLRRNHVVVTGRTDGPVVMLAHGFGCDQNLWRLVTPALAERFRVVLFDHVGAGSSDPAAWDEERYATLDGYADDVLEICRTLGLGPLTFVGHSVSAMIGVLAAARRPEYFAKLVLLTPSPRYIDDRDYRGGFSAEDIDELLDSLDSNYLGWSATMAPVIMGNPDRPELGEELTNSFCRTDPAMARVFARTTFLSDNRSDLERVTVPTLVVQCAQDAIAPPEVGAFVHTHIPGSRLITLDAIGHCPQLSAPEATTAAIADFAADTR, encoded by the coding sequence GTGGATGTCCTGCGCAGGAATCACGTGGTGGTCACGGGCCGGACGGACGGCCCGGTGGTGATGCTGGCCCACGGGTTCGGCTGTGACCAGAACCTGTGGCGCCTGGTGACACCCGCCCTGGCGGAACGGTTCCGGGTGGTCCTCTTCGACCACGTGGGCGCGGGCTCCTCCGATCCGGCGGCGTGGGACGAGGAGCGGTACGCCACGCTGGACGGGTACGCCGACGACGTGCTGGAGATCTGCCGGACGCTCGGCCTCGGCCCGCTCACCTTCGTGGGGCACTCCGTGAGCGCCATGATCGGTGTCCTGGCCGCGGCCCGGCGGCCGGAGTACTTCGCGAAGCTGGTGCTGCTCACCCCGTCCCCCCGCTACATCGACGACCGGGACTACCGGGGCGGGTTCAGCGCCGAGGACATCGACGAGCTCCTGGACTCCCTGGACAGCAACTACCTGGGCTGGTCCGCCACGATGGCCCCGGTGATCATGGGCAACCCGGACCGCCCGGAGCTGGGGGAGGAGCTGACCAACAGCTTCTGCCGTACCGACCCGGCCATGGCCCGCGTCTTCGCCCGGACCACCTTCCTCTCCGACAACCGCTCGGACCTGGAGCGGGTGACCGTGCCGACCCTGGTGGTGCAGTGCGCGCAGGACGCCATCGCGCCGCCGGAGGTGGGCGCCTTCGTGCACACGCACATCCCCGGCAGCCGGCTGATCACCCTGGACGCCATCGGGCACTGCCCCCAGCTGAGCGCCCCGGAGGCCACCACCGCCGCGATCGCCGACTTCGCCGCGGACACCCGGTGA